The DNA segment TTATTTTTCCAATCTTCTTTTAATACTCCACTTATTTTTGAACTTGTTTGATAAAGTCCTCTATTTTTTAACTCTATTTTTTCAAAAAATCTAAATTTTTCTACTTTTATATTTTTTGCAACTCTTCCTAAATCATTTCTTAGTAAATCAACAATCATTGTATGCTCAGCTTTTTCTTTTGAACAATTCAATAAAACTTCTTTTGCATTTTCAATAGATGAATCAATAGTACCCTTCATAGGGTATGTATATATTTTATTATCATTAATTTCTACAAATTTCTCAGGAGAAAAACAGACAAAATCTAAATCATTCATTTTAACTCTTAATTTTAATAAACCATTAGAATATTCATAAATTTCATCTAGATTAAGATTTGTCTCTATTTTTGTTTGTGTAGTTAAATTTAAAAGATAGCTATTTCCACTTCTTATCTCTTCTTGTATTTTTTCAAACATATTTTTATATTCAAAAAATGATATTGGAAATTTATTTAAGAAATACTCTTTTTTAAATTTATTTCCAAAACTATTTATTTCATATTTTATATCTTCATCAAGATTATTTAGTTTTTTTATATGAAAGTTTTTTAAGTCGTAAGATAGTAAAAACAAAAAAGGCTCTTTTAAAGAGCCATATTTGTTTAATAATTCTTTTATATTGTCCAATTTATCTAAGTATTAATTTTTTTAAGATAGCCGCTCTAATAGCAACACCATTTGTAACTTGCTCTAATACTTTACATCTAGGGTGTTTTAAAACATCATCAGTAATATCAATATTTCTATTTACAGGTCCTGGATGTAAAAGTAAAAACTCTTTTCTGTCCATTAAATCAGAAGTTATACAAAAATCTCTTGCATACTCTTGTAAAGATTCGAAATACGTAATGTTATGTCTTTCTAACTGACTTCTTAAACTCATTACAATATCCATATCATCAATTACTTCATCGATTGTACTAAATTGTTTAAATTCATTACCTTCATATTTAAAACAATCTGGTGCAACTAAATTTACATCTATTCCAAATCTAGGTAATAATCTTCTGTTACTTCCAGCAACTCTAGAATTTCTAACATCTCCAACAATAGCTATTTTTTTACCTTCAGTTTTCCCACCAAAATATTCATAAATAGTAAATAAATCTAATAAAGCTTGAGTAGGATGAGAATGTCTACCATCACCAGCATTTATTATTGGACAATCAACATATCCTATTAAACTTTCAGGTAATCCACACTCACTATGTCTAATAATAATAGCATCTGGTTTCATAGCATTTATATTTGCAACCGTGTCGTACATCGTTTCACCTTTTTTTGTTGAAGATGTACCAACATCAAGATTTACAACTTCAGCTCCCAGCCTTTTTGCAGCAATTTCAAATGAGCTTCTAGTTCTTGTAGAGTTTTCAAAAAATAAAGTTACAATAATTTTACCTTTTAAAATATCACAAGGTTTAAAATCTAAAAAACCTCTAGCATCATTAAAAATATCTAAAATTTCCTCTTTTGTAAAATCAGAAGTTCGTATTAAATGTTGCATATTTTTCCTTTTATTTTAGTTTTGGATTTTAGCAAAAAGCACTTTAAAAATAAAGTTTTAATATAATAATTACAAAATATACTTAGGGGCTATTATGAAACTTCATCTTTTAATAATTTTACTGTTTACTCTTTTATTTACTGCTTGTTCAAATAAAGAGCTAGATGAAGTAGAATATGAGAAAATTGAAAAACCTATATCATTTTCAAAAGATATAAAACCAATACTTGACAATCGTTGTGTATCTTGTCACTCTTGCTATAATTCACCTTGCCAACTAAAATTAGATTCATTTGAAGGACTTGATAGAGGTAGCTCAAAAAATGAAGTTTACGCTCAAAGATTAAGTGCAACTGAACCTACAAGACTTTTTATAGATGCATTATCTACAAAAGATTGGAGATCAAAAAATTTTACTTCTGTTATAGATAAAGATGAAGATTCTAATGAATCAATTATGATGCAGTACTTATTTCAAAAAGAATTAAATCCAGAAATTACTGGGAAATACTCTCCTGAAACTGAAAAATTAACTTGTGTAAAAAACAAAACTGAACTTGAAGATTATTTTTATAAAAATCCTCATAAAGCTATGCCATATGGTTTTCCAGGAATTAGTAATCAAGAATACAATACTCTCATGACTTGGCTTGATTTTGGAGCAAAAGATGATACAAAAAATTTGAAAATTCCAGATTTTGAAAAAGATAAAATAGAAAAGTTTGAAGATTTTTTAAATAATCAAGGAATAAAACACAAAGTTACAGCAAGATATATATATGAACATCTATTCTTAGCACATGTATATTTTGATGAAACAAGTAATAATTTTTATGAACTTATTCGTTCAAGTACACCTCCTGGGAAATCACCAAAAATAATAGCTACAAGATTTCCTTACGACAAAATCGAAGAACCATTTTATTATAGACTTCAAAAAGTAAATTCAACAATTGTTCATAAAACTCACATGGTTTATAAATTTGATGAAGAAAAATTAAAATTTTACAATGATATATTCATCAAACGAACTTGGGATGAAGAACCATATCTTATTAATTATGATGAAAAAACTAGTCCAAATGCTATTGAAGTATTCAAACAAATTCCAGCAGTTAGTCGTTATGAATTTATGTTAAAAGATATATATTTCTTTATAAATACTTTTATTAAAGGTCCTGTTTGTAGAGGTCAAATTGCTTTAAATGTAATTCAAGATCATTTTTGGGTTGCATTTATGGATCCAAAATACGATTTGAGTGTAATTGATAAGAATTTTTTAAAAAATAATTTTGAAAATCTAAAAATACCAAATCAATTGGGAGAAGACCCTAGTTTATTTCAAACTTTTAAAAATCTAGGAAAAGAGAAAGAGACTAAAACTTATCAAGAGAATAGAGCTGCTTTATATAAAAAGTATTATAAAGATGGTTTAAAATTAAATTATTTAAGAGATAGTTCAAATAATGATTCTATTCTTACTGTTTATAGACACTTTGATTCAGCATCACTTCATAAAGGTGCTTTAGGAAATATTCCAAAAACTCTTTGGGTTATAGATTATCCTTTATTAGAAAGAATATATTACTCTCTTGTAGCAGGATTTGATGTATTTGGAAATACTGCTCATCAATTATTAGTAAGAACTCATATGGATAGATTAAGAGTCGAAGGAGAGAGTAATTTTTTAGAATTTCTGCCTCAAAAAAGTAGAATTGATTACTTCAACTCATGGTATTTAGGTTGGCTTGCAAAATATCTTACTACTTATACTCCAAGTTCTAATGAAACAGGAATAAAATTTAAAACAAAAGATTACAAGTTTGAATTTGTAGAAGATCTTTTAGAATATACAGATACAAAAAAAGATCCTATAAATTTTGTAGAAAAAAATTACACACCACTTCCTCTTAAAGTTTCTTACAATTCAAAATATGAAATACAAGAAACATTAAGATCTCTTTCTACACCAAATGTATCAAAAGTTATACAACATTTTGTAGGAAGAGGAGCAAATGTGGCTTTTATTAGAATTATTTTAAATAATAAAGAGAGTTTGATTTACTCTTTAATAGTAAATAGATGGCATAAAAATGTAGCTTTAATGTTTGATGAAGAATCAAGGCTAGATCCTACAAAAGATGATATTGACTTTATAGAAGGATTTATTGGTTCTTATCCAAATATATTTATAAATGTAAATCAAGATGATTTATATGATTTCTTTGATTTAATTCAAAATTATGAAAATAATGATACATATAATAACAAATTTTTAAAATATACTGTAAATAGAGCAAATCCAAATTTTTGGGAATCTTATGATTATTTTAATAAAGAGTTTAAACATCAAAATTCACTTGAATATGGACTATTTGATTTAAATAAATACTATGAAAAAGCTATAAATAAACCATTAAATGAGTAAATTTTTACTCATTTATAAATCTTTCAAAAAAATAATTTTTCTCCATATACTAACAATAAAATAGCATTGTTTACTTTTAATTTAAAATTGGGCTTAAATTAACAGAAAATTAACTAAAAATAACAAAGATTAAGAAAAGTTTAATTTTAACTCATATAAAATGCCTGCAACGGTGGACCAAATAATTATACATTTTGGTTAATCGATTAAAATTTCGAAATTTTAGGAGAAAACACATGAGAAAAATCTCAAAAATTAGTTTAGTTGCTGCTGTTGCTGTAGCTGGATTTAGTACAGCTAATGCTCAACCTTTAGAGCAAGCAATCAAAGATGTAGAAGTATCTGGATCAGTAGT comes from the Aliarcobacter cibarius genome and includes:
- a CDS encoding aminodeoxychorismate synthase component I, whose amino-acid sequence is MDNIKELLNKYGSLKEPFLFLLSYDLKNFHIKKLNNLDEDIKYEINSFGNKFKKEYFLNKFPISFFEYKNMFEKIQEEIRSGNSYLLNLTTQTKIETNLNLDEIYEYSNGLLKLRVKMNDLDFVCFSPEKFVEINDNKIYTYPMKGTIDSSIENAKEVLLNCSKEKAEHTMIVDLLRNDLGRVAKNIKVEKFRFFEKIELKNRGLYQTSSKISGVLKEDWKNNLGDIFLDLLPAGSITGTPKKSTVDILKKIENYDRGFYTGIFGIFDGENLQSFVLIRFIENIKNELFYKSGGGITIDSDEKLEYEELINKVYLPF
- a CDS encoding fatty acid cis/trans isomerase; this encodes MKLHLLIILLFTLLFTACSNKELDEVEYEKIEKPISFSKDIKPILDNRCVSCHSCYNSPCQLKLDSFEGLDRGSSKNEVYAQRLSATEPTRLFIDALSTKDWRSKNFTSVIDKDEDSNESIMMQYLFQKELNPEITGKYSPETEKLTCVKNKTELEDYFYKNPHKAMPYGFPGISNQEYNTLMTWLDFGAKDDTKNLKIPDFEKDKIEKFEDFLNNQGIKHKVTARYIYEHLFLAHVYFDETSNNFYELIRSSTPPGKSPKIIATRFPYDKIEEPFYYRLQKVNSTIVHKTHMVYKFDEEKLKFYNDIFIKRTWDEEPYLINYDEKTSPNAIEVFKQIPAVSRYEFMLKDIYFFINTFIKGPVCRGQIALNVIQDHFWVAFMDPKYDLSVIDKNFLKNNFENLKIPNQLGEDPSLFQTFKNLGKEKETKTYQENRAALYKKYYKDGLKLNYLRDSSNNDSILTVYRHFDSASLHKGALGNIPKTLWVIDYPLLERIYYSLVAGFDVFGNTAHQLLVRTHMDRLRVEGESNFLEFLPQKSRIDYFNSWYLGWLAKYLTTYTPSSNETGIKFKTKDYKFEFVEDLLEYTDTKKDPINFVEKNYTPLPLKVSYNSKYEIQETLRSLSTPNVSKVIQHFVGRGANVAFIRIILNNKESLIYSLIVNRWHKNVALMFDEESRLDPTKDDIDFIEGFIGSYPNIFINVNQDDLYDFFDLIQNYENNDTYNNKFLKYTVNRANPNFWESYDYFNKEFKHQNSLEYGLFDLNKYYEKAINKPLNE
- a CDS encoding aspartate carbamoyltransferase catalytic subunit — protein: MQHLIRTSDFTKEEILDIFNDARGFLDFKPCDILKGKIIVTLFFENSTRTRSSFEIAAKRLGAEVVNLDVGTSSTKKGETMYDTVANINAMKPDAIIIRHSECGLPESLIGYVDCPIINAGDGRHSHPTQALLDLFTIYEYFGGKTEGKKIAIVGDVRNSRVAGSNRRLLPRFGIDVNLVAPDCFKYEGNEFKQFSTIDEVIDDMDIVMSLRSQLERHNITYFESLQEYARDFCITSDLMDRKEFLLLHPGPVNRNIDITDDVLKHPRCKVLEQVTNGVAIRAAILKKLILR